From Streptomyces sp. HUAS MG91, the proteins below share one genomic window:
- the argG gene encoding argininosuccinate synthase codes for MSKVLTSLPAGERVGIAFSGGLDTSVAVAWMRDKGAVPCTYTANIGQYDEPDIDSVPGRAKTYGAEIARLVDCREALVEEGLAALTCGAFHIRSGGRAYFNTTPLGRAVTGTLLVRAMLEDNVQIWGDGSTYKGNDIERFYRYGLLANPNLRIYKPWLDAGFVAELGGRQEMSEWLVAHGLPYRDSAEKAYSTDANIWGATHEAKILEHLDTGVETVEPIMGVKFWDPSVEIPTEDVTIGFKEGRPVTVNGKEFASAVDLVMEANAIGGRHGMGMSDQIENRIIEAKSRGIYEAPGMALLHAAYERLVNAIHNEDTLAQYHSEGRRLGRLMYEGRWLDPQALMIRESLQRWVGAAVTGEVTLRLRRGEDYSILDTTGPAFSYHPDKLSMERTEDSAFGPVDRIGQLTMRNLDIADSRAKLEQYAGLGLLGSGDSALGAGLIGALPEGGAQAIASRGEVSGEDEALDRAAMEFGTD; via the coding sequence ATGTCCAAGGTCCTCACTTCCCTTCCCGCCGGCGAGCGCGTCGGCATCGCCTTCTCGGGCGGCCTCGACACGTCCGTCGCGGTCGCGTGGATGCGCGACAAGGGCGCCGTCCCGTGCACCTACACCGCGAACATCGGCCAGTACGACGAGCCCGACATCGACTCGGTGCCCGGCCGCGCCAAGACCTACGGCGCCGAGATCGCCCGCCTGGTCGACTGCCGCGAGGCGCTGGTCGAGGAGGGCCTGGCCGCGCTGACCTGCGGCGCGTTCCACATCCGCTCGGGCGGTCGCGCGTACTTCAACACGACGCCGCTGGGCCGCGCGGTCACCGGCACGCTCCTGGTGCGGGCGATGCTCGAGGACAACGTGCAGATCTGGGGCGACGGCTCCACGTACAAGGGCAATGACATCGAGCGGTTCTACCGCTACGGCCTGCTGGCCAACCCGAACCTGCGGATCTACAAGCCCTGGCTCGACGCGGGCTTCGTGGCCGAGCTGGGCGGCCGTCAGGAGATGTCGGAGTGGCTGGTCGCCCACGGCCTGCCCTACCGGGACTCCGCGGAGAAGGCGTACTCCACCGACGCCAACATCTGGGGCGCCACGCACGAGGCGAAGATCCTCGAGCACCTGGACACGGGTGTGGAGACGGTCGAGCCGATCATGGGTGTGAAGTTCTGGGACCCGTCGGTGGAGATCCCCACCGAGGACGTCACCATCGGCTTCAAGGAGGGGCGTCCGGTCACGGTCAACGGCAAGGAGTTCGCCTCCGCCGTCGACCTGGTGATGGAGGCCAACGCCATCGGCGGCCGCCACGGCATGGGCATGTCCGACCAGATCGAGAACCGGATCATCGAGGCCAAGAGCCGCGGCATCTACGAGGCCCCGGGCATGGCGCTGCTGCACGCCGCCTACGAGCGGCTCGTGAACGCGATCCACAACGAGGACACCCTCGCCCAGTACCACTCCGAGGGCCGGCGCCTGGGCCGTCTGATGTACGAGGGCCGCTGGCTGGACCCGCAGGCCCTGATGATCCGCGAGTCGCTCCAGCGCTGGGTCGGCGCCGCGGTCACCGGTGAGGTCACGCTGCGGCTGCGGCGCGGCGAGGACTACTCGATCCTCGACACGACGGGCCCGGCGTTCAGCTACCACCCGGACAAGCTCTCCATGGAGCGCACCGAGGACTCGGCGTTCGGTCCTGTCGACCGGATCGGCCAGCTCACCATGCGCAACCTGGACATCGCCGACTCGCGCGCCAAGCTGGAGCAGTACGCGGGGCTCGGGCTGCTCGGTTCCGGTGACTCGGCGCTCGGCGCCGGCCTCATCGGCGCGCTGCCGGAGGGCGGGGCGCAGGCCATCGCCTCCCGCGGTGAGGTGTCCGGGGAGGACGAGGCTCTGGACAGGGCCGCGATGGAGTTCGGCACCGACTGA